In Methanothrix sp., the following proteins share a genomic window:
- a CDS encoding tetratricopeptide repeat protein — protein sequence GILWVVLAALNIISVSSMLSSVLPYLLISTKLYLLAFLLTILVLLLAKNINFLQQKGVVVTTIVSLLFSLTIICIKILIDRLFNNPSICFLEKTILVENTILGLYIILLISLFLLYDKQIREFIKWFIFTVLTHEMLNKFISIFINVFKGINPFIIPISVAINYNIIENILDFNLSIPYKIYLIVVILFLTTSFLIWLEHFCSVICLYLKMSYKTKHYLAISVILISILILSWESSLQSNENIELAIHHYDVASNYSVNCNDRIILNNIESNYTLSIYYSRWARIFNIFNPISCEIQGNAYRRLGKINGMCSQTDVYKIYYYNLSIKYYDNAISMYDIWPRWYRNSSTVWNNKGIAFAGLQRYDDAIECYDKAIELKPDFAEAWNNKGIAFAGLQRYDDAIECYDKAI from the coding sequence TGGGAATACTATGGGTAGTTTTAGCTGCATTAAATATAATTTCTGTGTCATCTATGTTGTCATCTGTGTTGCCTTATCTGCTAATTAGCACGAAGTTATATTTGTTAGCATTTTTGCTTACTATCTTAGTACTTTTATTGGCAAAAAATATAAATTTTTTACAACAAAAGGGGGTGGTTGTTACTACAATCGTCTCTCTTTTGTTTTCACTTACTATTATATGTATAAAAATTTTAATTGATCGTTTATTTAATAATCCTTCGATATGCTTCTTAGAAAAAACGATTCTTGTAGAAAACACGATTCTTGGATTATATATTATATTATTAATATCATTATTTTTGTTGTATGATAAACAGATTAGAGAATTTATTAAATGGTTTATTTTTACAGTTTTAACGCACGAGATGTTAAATAAATTTATAAGCATATTTATTAATGTATTTAAGGGTATTAATCCATTTATTATTCCAATATCTGTAGCAATAAATTATAATATAATAGAGAATATACTAGATTTTAATTTAAGCATTCCATATAAAATTTATCTAATTGTTGTTATTCTCTTTTTAACTACCAGTTTCTTAATTTGGTTAGAACACTTTTGCTCTGTAATTTGTCTATACTTGAAGATGTCATATAAAACTAAACATTATTTAGCAATTTCTGTAATTTTAATATCGATATTAATTCTTTCATGGGAGAGTTCTTTACAAAGCAATGAAAATATTGAGCTAGCTATTCATCATTATGATGTGGCTTCTAATTATAGTGTAAATTGTAATGACAGAATAATATTAAATAATATAGAATCAAATTATACACTTTCAATTTATTATTCCCGTTGGGCTCGCATATTCAATATTTTCAACCCAATATCTTGTGAAATTCAAGGGAATGCATATCGCCGATTAGGAAAAATTAATGGCATGTGTAGTCAAACCGATGTATATAAAATATATTATTATAATTTATCTATCAAGTATTATGATAATGCTATATCGATGTATGACATATGGCCGAGATGGTATCGTAATTCTTCTACTGTATGGAACAACAAAGGCATTGCATTTGCTGGCCTCCAAAGGTATGATGATGCGATCGAATGCTATGATAAAGCGATAGAGTTGAAACCTGACTTTGCCGAGGCATGGAACAACAAAGGCATTGCATTTGCTGGCCTCCAAAGGTATGATGATGCGATCGAATGCTATGATAAAGCGATAGA